The segment CTTCGTCGCTGGCCCCGAACACGCCTTCGAACAGCTGGAACTTCTGCGCCAGCAGTTCGTACACGCGGGCATCTGCCTCGTTGCTGCGATCCACGAAGTTGACCACCACCACGTCGTGCTTCTGCCCGTAGCGGTGGCAACGCCCGATGCGCTGTTCGATGCGCTGCGGATTCCACGGCAGGTCGTAGTTGATGACCAGTGAGCAGAACTGCAGGTTGATGCCTTCGGCGCCCGCTTCGGTGGCGATCATCACCGTGCCACGTTCCTTGAAGTGCTCGACCAGTGCCGCACGGGTGTCGGCGGTCCTGGAGCCGGTGATGCGGTCGGTGCCTGCGTGGCGTTTGAGCCAGTCCTTGTAGGTGGCTTGCGCGCGGGAGTCGCTGTTGCTGCCGTTGAACAGGACGATGCCGTCGCCGTAGGGCCCAGCATAGGAAGATTGAGCCAACAGGCTCAGGAGGTAATCCTGCGTGCGCCTGGATTCGGTGAAGATGATGGCCTTCCTGGCCGCGCCCAGGCGTTCCAGCTCCGCGAACGCCCTGTCGAGGGCGGTGAGCAGCGCCTTGCCCTTGGCGTTGTCGCGGATGCTGGTGGCAAGCCGCTTGAAGTGGCGCAGCTCGTCGATCTCGTTCGTGATGGCGGCGCGTTCCTCCTTGCTGGGCCCGGCCGCATCCGCTGCCGAGTCGTCCTCGCCATCGACGAACTCCTCGGCGGTTTCATCCAGCGACTCGTAATCTTCGTCCAGCTCGTCCGCCAGATCGACCACGGGCGATGCGTCGAGCACGGCTTGCAGGCGTTTGGACATCGTTTCCAGCGCGCCCGCAATCGCGTGTGTGCTGGACGCCAGCAACTTCCAGAGGACGAGCGAGATCAACTGCCGCTGACTCTGCGGCAGCGCCTGCAGGTTGGGGCGGCGCAGGTACTCGGCGACGAGGCGAGAGAGCTCCTGTTCCTCGTTCGTCGGGGTGAACTCCTGCACGATGGCCTTGCGCGCCGTGTAGGAGACGTAGGGCTGCACCTGCTTGCGCAGGGTACGTTTGCAGACGGCGGCCAGCCGTTCGCGCAATGCACCGAGGGCTTGATCGCGGCCATTGGAGGTGAACTGCGTGCGGAAGCTGTCGAGGTCGCCGAAGACGCGGTCGTCGATGATGCTGACGAGACCATAGAGCTCCACCAGCGAGTTCTGCAAGGGCGTGGCCGTAAGCAGCACCTTGGAATGGACGTGCGCCATTGCCTCCTTGAGCGTCCTGGCGATGACGTTGCTGGTCTTGTAGACGTTGCGCAGGCGATGCGCTTCATCGAGAACGACCAGGTCCCATTCGATCTCCTTGATGTCGTTGGCCTTGGCCTTGGCGAACTGGTAGGAGCAGATGATCGGGCCCGTTTGTCGGTGAGGGGGCATCAGGAACGGGTTCTGCCGCTCCTGCTTGCGGATCGCGTTGTAGCTCCTGGTTTCGAGGATCAGCCCCTGCAGGCTGAACTTGTCCTGCAGTTCCTGATGCCACTGCTTGCGCAGGTTGGCCGGGACGATGATCAGAATCCTGCGCCGTCGCTCCGCCCAGCGTTGCGAGATCACCAAGCCCGCCTCGATGGTCTTGCCGAGGCCCACTTCGTCGGCCAGGATGACGCCGCGCGAAAGCGGATTGCGACAGGCGAAAAGGGCGGCATCGACCTGATGCGGGTTGAGATCGACCTGTGCATCCACCAGTGTCGAGGCCAGCGATTCCACGGTGTCGCCTGCCGCGCGGCGGGTGAGCAGCCACGCGACGTACCGGCTTTGATGCGGCGTCAGCAGTGGTTGCGTCATTTCCGTCCCTTGGGCTTCGTCTCGTTCTCGTTGATGCGGGCGGCGATCCAGCGGTCCAGTTCGGAACGCCGGAAACGCCACGTTCCACCGAACTTGAACGCCGGAATCTCCCCGCCGGGCGCGCTCACACGGGGTGGATCAATGCGGCTTCCAGCGCGTCAGCAGCAGCGCGTTGCTGACGACGAAGAAACTGCTGAAGGCCATGGCGCCGCCGGCGATCACCGGACTCAGTGCACCGAAGGCCGCCAGCGGGATGCCCACCGCGTTGAACACGAAGGCCCAGAACAGGTTCTGGCGAATCTTCAGCGTGGTGCGGCGCGACAGCTCGATGGCATCCGCCACCAGCCCCGGATCGCCCCGCATCAGCGTCAGCCCCGCAGCGTGCATCGCCACATCGGTGCCGCCACCGTGCAGATCACTCATCGCGATGCCGACGTCGGCTGCGGCGAGCGCCGGTGCGTCGTTGATGCCGTCGCCCACCATCGCGACGTGTACGCCGCCCGCCTTGAGCTCCTCGACGATGCGTGCCTTGTCGGCCGGCAACACGTCGGCACGCACCTCGCCGATACCGAGCTGTGCCGCCACGGCAGCAGCGCTGCCGGCGTTGTCACCGGACACCAGCACGGTGCGCAAACCCATGCCGTGCAGGTGCCGAATGGCGGCCGAAGAACCGGCCTTCGGTGCATCACCGAAAACCAGCAGCCCGAGCAGACTCGGTGCCTGGAGCGCAGCAGCATCCACGGCAGCGGCTTCGACCAGCCACGACACCGTGCGCCCCACGCGCTGGAACCCGTCCGCGCGCGCTTCCAGTTCACCGAGTGCGACACCACGCTCGCTCATCCAGCGGGTGCTGCCCAGCTCGAGCACACGTCCGTCCACGCGCCCGACCACACCTCGCCCGGGCACGGCACGTATGTCTTCGGCGAGCGGGACCTGCAGGTTTGCGTCGGCCGCCGTCCGCACCACGGCCCGTCCCAGCGGATGCTCGCTGCCCGCCTGCAACGCCGCCGCTGCCTGCAGCACGTCGCTTCGGCCGCCCTGCGCCGCCAGGATTTCCAGCAACCGTGGCTTGCCCTCGGTGAGCGTACCGGTCTTGTCGAAGGCGACCACGCGCACCGTGCGGGCCAGCTCCAGCGCCTCCGCGTCCTTGATCAGGATGCCGTGGCGTGCCGCCACACCGGTGCCCGCCATGATCGCGGCCGGCGTGGCCAGCCCGAGTGCGCAGGGGCAGGCGATCACGAGCACCGACACGGCGTTCAACACCGCCCGCGTCCAGTCCTGCCCGATCAGCCCCCAGCCCAGCAGCGTGACCAGCGCCACCAGCACCACTGCCGGCACGAACACGGCGCTGACACGATCGACCAGACGCTGCACCGGCGGCTTGCGCGCCTGCGCCGATTCGACCAGTCGCGCGATACGCGCCAGCGTCGACTCCGCCCCCACCGCGGTCGTGCGTACGATCAGCAGCCCCTCGGCATTCAACGCACCGCCGGTAACACGCTCACCGACGCCGCGCGCCACCGGCAGGCTCTCACCGGTGATCAGTGATTCGTCGACATGACTGGCACCCTCGACCACGACGCCGTCCACCGGCAGCCGCTCACCCGGACGCACCAGCACCAGATCATCGACGCGCACCTCGTCGATCGGCACATCGCGGTCGATACCATCACGACGCACGCGCGCCGACAGCGGACGCAGACGCTGGAGCGCACGGATGGCGTCCGTCGCCTGGCGCTTGGCACGCGATTCCAGCCACTTGCCGAGCAGCACCAGCGCCACCACCGCTGCAGCAGCCTCGAAGTAGAGGTGCGGCATTTCACCCGCACGCGGTGACAACCAGCCTTCGTAGACGCTCAGGCCGAAGGCCGCACTGGTGCCCATCGCCACCAGCAGATCCATATTGCCGGTGCCGGCGCGCAGCGCCTTCCAGCCAGCACGGTAAAAACGCGCGCCGAGCCAGAACTGCACCGGCGTGGCGAGCGCAAGCTGCACCCACGCCGGTGGCATCCAGTGCACGCCGAAAGGCATCGCGAGCATCGGCAACACCAGCGGTGCGGACAACACGAGTGCAAGCACGACACGCGCGCGCTCATCGAGCGTGAATGCCGTACGCCTTCGTGCATCGGAGCCGCCCTGCACACTGGCTGCACCAAATGGGTCTGCAGCGATCCGGTCGTGCATGGCATAGCCGGCACGCGTGCCGGCGGCGATGAGTTCGGCACGCCGTGCCGGCACATCGTCGGCACGTGCAATGACGGTGACGCGTGCCGACTCGGACGCCAGGTTGACCTCGGCAGCCAGCACGCCGGGTACAGCCGCGAGCGCCTTTTCGACACGCGCCACGCACGAGGCACAGCTCATGCCGTCGACGCTGAAATCCAGCGTCGGTCGCGGCACCGCGTAACCTGCCTGCTCGACCGCCGCGACGACGGGCTCCAGTGCTGCGGTTGGCGTGCCCAGCGTCAACGTCACCGTTTCGCTGGCCAGGTTCACGGCCGCGTCGGCCACCCCGGGTGCGGCCTTCAGCGCCTTCTCGACGCGTGCCGCGCAGGACGCGCAGGACATGCCGTCCACCGGCAGTGTGTACGTAAACGCCGCAGTTTCCGGCGTTTCGTCCGGCGTACGCGACAGGGGAGCAGTGCGTGTGTTCATGCGGCGAGACTACACGAAACAAGCGGCTTGCGTCGCGCTGCCGAGGCTGTCGCAAAACGCCGTGAAGCGTGGGGCGATGTCTTTGCATCGGGGGGCGTGTGCCGCAGGGATGCGGCACTCGAGCCTGCAGGGATGCATTTACGGCGTCCCACCGGTGCGAAGGCATCGTCCCGCGCTGCCCGCATCGACGATCGGAGACTTTTGCGACAGCCTCGGCACACCCGCACACCGACGCAACCCGTACCGCAACCGGGTTGATCCACACGCTGGCCCCGCAGATAATTGCCGCGGCAGTAATTACGCAAGCAGCCAGTCATGCATGAGACACCGGCTTTCTACCGGGCCGACACCTACACGCTCGAAGGCAGCGTCGGCTTCCTGGTCAACCGGCTGGGACAACTGTTGAGCCGCGAGATCGATCGGCGCATGGTCGATCTCGGCCTGACCGATGCACAATGGAAGCCGATGCTGCTGCTGCAGCAGGGAAGCTGCACGACGGCGGCGGACATCGCGCGCGTAGCCAATCTGAATACGGGGGCAGTGACACGCCTGCTGGACCGCCTCGAGCACAAGGGACTGGTTCGCCGCACCCGCTCACGCGACGACCGTCGCGTCGTCCTCCTCGAGCTGAGCGCCGAGGGCAGGCGCGTCGCCGACCAGATACCCGGAATCATCAGCGAGATGGCCAATCACCTCCTGCAGGGGTTTTCGACCCAGGACTTCGCCCGCTTCAAGGACTACCTCGACCGCGCCACCACCAACCTGCGGGCTCTCGCCGAAGCGGAACTTCCATGAAGCCACTGCTGCGGCGTCTGTGCACCTGTCTGGCTCCGCTCGCGCTGTCGGCCTGCGCGAACCATGCGGGCATTGCACCGACACTGACGACGCTGGAGATCGGCGAGCTGCAGTCCACGACGCCCGCGGCACAGGCAGACGTCTGGCCGCGTGTCGACTGGTGGCGCGAATTCGCCGACGCGGCATTGGCCGGATTGATCGACCAGGCGTTGGCGGACAACCCCGACCTGCAGGCGACCCGGGCCAGACTGGCGCGCGCTGCCGCACTCGCGGAAATGGCTGCGGGCGAACGCTGGCCACGCCTCGACGCGACGGCTGAAGTCACGCGCATGCGGTTCACCGAGCGCGGCCAGGTTCCGCCGCCGTTTGGCGGCACCACGGCCACGGTCAACGAAGCGACACTCGACGGGCTGTGGGAACTGGATTTCTTCGGCAAGAACCGCGAGGCGCTGCAGGCCGCCCTCGGCTCGGCACAGGCAGCCGCCGCAGACCACCAGGCCGCGCGGATCCTGCTGGCCAGCGATGTGGCCCGCCGCTATGTCGACGTGGCGCGCCTGCTCGCCCAGCGCAGCCTGCTGCAGCGACACATCGGCCAGCAGCGCGAGCGGCACGAGCTGATCCAGCGCCGCCACGTCGCGGGCATCGATCCGCGCAGCGATCTCGACGGGATCGAGGCACTACTGGCACAGAGTCAGCGGGATCTGGCCGCCATCGATGGTGAGCTCGACATCACGCGCCACGCGCTGGCCGCCCTGCTCGGCAAGGCTCCCGAGGCGCTGGCGCAACTCGACGCACGACTGCCCGCGCTGACCACGCCTGCACCGGCGCAGCCACTGCGGGTCGAACTGCTCGGCCACCGCGCCGATGTGGCCGCCGCGCGCTGGCGCGTCGAGGCGGCCGAACATCAACGGGCGTCGGCACGAGCAGCGTTCTATCCGAACATCGATCTGCGCGCTTTCGTCGGCTACTCCTCGATCGGCACCCTCGACCATTGGTTCGAAGCCGCGAGCCGGCAGCCCGGCGTCGGCATCGCGTTCAACCTGCCGATCTTCGATGCCGGTCGGTTGCGCGCCCAATACCGCACGCGCAGCGCCGAGACCGACCTGGCCATTGCCGGCTACAACGCCACCCTGCTGAACGCCTTGCGCGACGTTGCCGATGAACTGAGCACGCTGCAGTCCATCCAGACGCAGTTGCAGCGCCAGCACGCGGTGCTGACCCATACGCAACGCACCCTCGCACTCAGCTCGCGGCGCCACGCTGCCGGCATCAGCGACCGGCTCGAGGTGCTTGCTGCCGAGGCGCAGGTCCACCCACAGCTACAGCAGTTCACCGAGTTGCAGGCACGCTGGTTCGACACACGCATACGCCTGATCCGCGCGCTTGGCGGGGGTTACACGCAAGACGCGAATCCGCCGCCGCACTCGCCGACTGCCGACGGGAGTTCCGATTGATGCACGCACTTACTGCCATCTTCTGTTGCCTGCGGAAAACCCATGAGTGACCCGACCTCCCCGCAAGCAAGCACCACCGGCACCCGCAACGGCAAGCCGCGCAAGGCGCGCCTGCTCGTCTTCGCCCTGCTCTGCGCGCTGGCCGGCGCCGGCTACACGCTGCACTGGCTGCTGGTTGCCCGTCACCTCGTTTCTACCGACAACGCCTACGTGCAGGGCCATGTGGTGCAGGTCACGCCGCTGGCCGCCGGCACCGTGATCGCCGTCGATGCAGAAGACACGGACACCGTGCAGGCCGGGCAGACGCTGGTGCGCCTCGACCCCGTCGACTCGCAACTGGCGCTGGACGAAGCCGAGGCGCAGCTCGCCCAGACCGTACGCGAGGTGCGTACGCTGTATGCGGAAAACCAGGCGCTGGGCGCCCTGGTGAAGGCACGCGAAGCCGATCTGAAGCGCAGCGAAACCGAGCGTGCACGACTGCAGGCAGACCTTGCACGGCGGAAGAACCTGGTCGAAGGCGGCGCGATCTCGGTCGAGGATCTGCAACATCGGCGCAGCGCCGTTGCCACGGCAGAATCGGCCCACGCAGCAGCACTCGCCGCACTCAGCGAAGCGCGCGGGCAACTGCTGAAGAACACGACCCAGACCGACGGCACGACGGTGGAGACACACCCGCGCGTGCTCGCTGCCGCTGCCCGCTACCGCGAAGCCTGGCTCGCCCACCAGCGCCGCGAGATCGTCGCGCCACTGGGCGGCACCGTCGCCAGACGCAGCGTCCAGCTCGGACAGCGCGTGAATGTCGGCGTCCCGATCATGGCTATCGTGTCGCTCGAGCAGCTCTGGGTCGATGCGAACTTCAAGGAATCGCAACTGCAGAGTCTGCGCATCGGGCAGCGCGTGACCCTGACCGCCGATGTCTATGGGCGTGGCACGGAATTTCACGGCCACATCGCCGGGCTGGGTGCGGGAACCGGCGCTGCCTTCTCGCTGCTGCCGGCGCAGAATGCCACCGGCAACTGGATCAAGATCGTCCAGCGCGTGCCGGTGCGCGTAGCGCTCGATGCAGGCGAACTGGCGGAGCACCCGTTGCGCGTCGGGCTGTCGATGACTGCCACCGTCGATGTGCGTGACCGTAGCGGGCCGGCCGTAGCGGGCAGTCCGCAGGGCAGCCAGCCGGCATCGGTGACCACGGTCTACGACGCCCTGGACACGGCCGCCGACGAGCGCGTCGACGCCATCGTTTCACGCAATCTGGGGCGTAACGTGCATTTGCGCCGTGCACGCTGAACGGCACGCCATGAACTCGCGCCTGCCGATGGATTTCCAGTAGAACCGACGCACCCGGACACACCCTGGCATGGCTGGCGCAGCACCCAACTTCAACCCGCCGCCGCTCACCGGCGGCAAGCTCGTGCTGGGGACGATCGCGCTGTCGCTCGCCACCTTCATGAACGTGCTCGACTCCTCGATCGCCAACGTCTCGATTCCGGCGATCGCCGGTGACTTCGGCGTCAGCCCGACCCAGGGCACCTGGGTCATCACCAGCTTTGCGGTATCGAACGCGATTTCGGTTCCGCTGACGGGTTGGCTCACGCAGCGCTTCGGCATGGTGCGCCTGTTCACTCTCAGCATCCTGCTGTTCGTGGTTGCCTCGCTGTTGTGTGGCCTGGCGCCGAACTTCGGCTTCCTGGTGGCCTTTCGTGCCCTGCAGGGACTGGTTGCAGGACCGATGATCCCGCTGTCGCAGTCGCTGCTGCTGCAAAGCTACCCCGCATCGAAATCCGGACTCGCACTCTCGTTCTGGTCGATGACCACCCTGGTCGCACCGGTAATGGGGCCGGTACTCGGCGGCGCGATCACCGACAACTACAGTTGGCCGTGGATCTTCTACATCAATGTTCCGGTCGGACTGGTTGCGATCGCCATCACCTGGCTGCTCTACCGCGATCGCGAGTCACCGACCCGCAAGCTGCCGATCGACGCCATCGGCCTCGTCAGCCTGGTGATCTGGGTCGGCGCACTGCAGATCATGCTCGACAACGGCAAGGAGCTCGACTGGTTCGCTTCCACCACCATCATCGTGCTGGCACTGGTCGCGGCCGTCACCTTCGTTTTCTTCCTGATCTGGGAAGTCGGCGAAGAGCACCCGATCGTGGACCTGCAGCTCTTCACCCGCCGCAACTTCTGGATCGGCACGACCACCATCTCGCTGGCCTACGGCATCTTTTTCGGCAACATCGTGCTGCTGCCGCTGTGGCTGCAGGAGTTCATGGGCTACACGGCGACGTGGGCGGGCCTGCTGATGGCACCGGTCGGGCTGCTCGCGATCGTGCTGACGCCCATCGTCGGCGCGAACCTGCATCGCGTCGATCTGCGCCTGCTGGCTACCGTGGCGCTCCTGAGCTTCGCACTGACGTTCTGGATGCGTTCGCACTTCAACACCCAGGCCGATCTGTACACCCTGGTGCTGCCATCGATCGTGCAGGGCATCCCGATGGCATTCTTCTTCGTGCCGCTGATGGCGCTGGTGCTCTCCGGCCTGCCTCCCGAGCGCATACCCTCTGCCACCGGCCTGTCCAATTTCGTGCGGATCACGGCGGGTGCCTTCGGCACGTCGATCTACACCACGCTGTGGGAGGATCGCGCAGCCCTGCACCACGCCCGGCTGACCGAGTCGATCCATGCGGCGCGCATCCCCGTCGACGATGCGCTCTCACTGTTTTCCTCGGCTGGTCTCAGCCGCGAACAGGGCCTCGAATCCATCAACCGGCTGATCGAACACCAGGCTTATATGCTGAGCGCCAACGATCTGTTTGCCGCCTCGGCACTGCTGTGCCTGCTGCTGACATCGATCGTCTGGTTCGCCCGGAAGACGTACGCTGGCGCGCCGGCAGACACCGGTGGCGCGCACTGAAATCGTCAGTCGCGCGAACCCCGGGCCTCGAATACGCCGATCAGCCCGCCACGTTCGTCTGAAAGCTCCAGTCTGCGGCCATCGATACGCCAGTGGCGGGCGTCCTGCAGCACGCGCGTGAGCAGCATTTCCTGCCGATCGAGCGGTGGCCAGCAAGCCATCATCGTCGAGGCGCCATCCTTGAACGCGATGCGCTCACCATCGACCTCCCAGCCACCCATCAGGCGGTTGCAGCCGGCGGTCGCCGCATAGCGCGGCGCATCCGCCCGCAGGATCAGATGCGGCTCTTCATGGTCGGTGACGACTGCCATACGTTCACCGGCGAGCTCGAGCACACGCCAGTGGGTCCCGGACAGCGGAACGTGTCCCTGACCTCCCAGCCCATCGTTCGTGGCCGGCAGCTCGGTGACCTGACGCGCGAGCAGACGCCAGCCATGCCGCTTCTCCCTGACCCAGACATGCAGATAGCGCGAGCGGCGTGTTCCCTGCGCATCCGGCGTGACGGGTGTTGCGACCATCACGCCATCCGTGACCACCACCGTACCGGCCGCACGTACCCGCTGATCCTCCACACGCACGTCCGCACGCCGGTTCTGTGCACTCGCCAGCCAGGCGCGCAGGAAGGCTCCGTCCACCCGGGTGGCCCGCGCCGTGTTGTAGGAAAAATCCGTTGCCAGCAACTCCTGCATGCCTTCACCCCCGGCGCGAATCGCCTGCGCAAAGCACACATCGAGGGTGGGGTGGAAGCGCTTCGCCGCTGCCAGACGGGGACAATCCGCGACCGTGCCCGCGACCGTTCCTGTGGCAGTCTGCGCGACGTGCTCTTCGCCGAGCACGAACAGCGGCAGCGCACCCAGCAGCATCATGAAACAGCGCAGCAAGCGAGCAAGCAGCATTGGCACCCCTCCTGTCGATTCGAGGGTTCTGGCACGCGCCTCGCGATGTCTTGCGACGCTCTCTGAAACCCTGCTCATTGCTGGCTGACCGCGTGCGACGGGGGAATCTGCTGCAGGGCCGGAAGCACGCGCCCGAGGCGCACGAACAGATCGCGCTGTCGGGCTTGCAGGTGCGCATACGGCGGGCCGAACACCACATTCACCGCATCGACCAGCCCACCCCAGCGTTCGACGAGCTTCTGCGGCAACTCGTCGAGCAGGCCGATGATCGCGAAGGTCTCGAGCATCCCGTCACTGACCAGCGCGGGCATCTCGTCCCAGCGCCCGGCGCGCGACAACTGCACCAGCCGCTCGCCGACATCGTCCCAGCCGTGATGGCGCATCACGGCGGAGTACGCAGCCGTGGCGGCGTAGAACGAGACGTGCTTGCGGATCAGCTCGACCGATGCCGCCAGCTCGCGCGCGTCGCTGCCGGTCGCGAAGAACGGATTGATCGCAAACTCGACGTCCGTCAGCGACCTGCCCGCACGCGCTGCACCTTCGGCGACCGCAGGGCGGATCACATCGCGCAGGTACGCCGGCGTGTTCAGCGGGTGCATGCGGATGCCGTCGCCGAGTTCGCCAGCAAGACGGCAGTTGTACGGATTGACCGCCGCGACGTGGATCGGCACCGGACCGATACCCTCGATCGTCCCCGGATTGAAGAACGGATTGCTCAGTGTGAACTGGTAGAACTCGCCACGGAAATCCGGCTTGGCACCGGTGCGAAAATGCTCGTGGATCGCCCTGACGCACAGGATGTATTCACGCAGACGGGGCCCGGGCGGCGATGGCCACGGCGTCGAGTAGCGGCGTTCGTTGTGCGCGCGCACCTGGGTGCCCAGACCGAGCACGAAGCGCCCGCGCGAAAAACGCTGCAGGTCCCACGCCAATTGCGCGGTGACGAAGGGGCTGCGCGGAAACGAGATCGCGATACCGGTGCCGATGCGCGCGTTCCGGGTATGCTCGGCCAGGATCATCTGCGTCAGATAGGGA is part of the Pseudomonadales bacterium genome and harbors:
- a CDS encoding DEAD/DEAH box helicase family protein, with product MTQPLLTPHQSRYVAWLLTRRAAGDTVESLASTLVDAQVDLNPHQVDAALFACRNPLSRGVILADEVGLGKTIEAGLVISQRWAERRRRILIIVPANLRKQWHQELQDKFSLQGLILETRSYNAIRKQERQNPFLMPPHRQTGPIICSYQFAKAKANDIKEIEWDLVVLDEAHRLRNVYKTSNVIARTLKEAMAHVHSKVLLTATPLQNSLVELYGLVSIIDDRVFGDLDSFRTQFTSNGRDQALGALRERLAAVCKRTLRKQVQPYVSYTARKAIVQEFTPTNEEQELSRLVAEYLRRPNLQALPQSQRQLISLVLWKLLASSTHAIAGALETMSKRLQAVLDASPVVDLADELDEDYESLDETAEEFVDGEDDSAADAAGPSKEERAAITNEIDELRHFKRLATSIRDNAKGKALLTALDRAFAELERLGAARKAIIFTESRRTQDYLLSLLAQSSYAGPYGDGIVLFNGSNSDSRAQATYKDWLKRHAGTDRITGSRTADTRAALVEHFKERGTVMIATEAGAEGINLQFCSLVINYDLPWNPQRIEQRIGRCHRYGQKHDVVVVNFVDRSNEADARVYELLAQKFQLFEGVFGASDEVLGAIGSGVDFERRIADIYQNCRNPSEIKASFEQLQLDLAGEISEAMVKTRRILLEHFDEEVQDKLRVRAEDSRSARSRFERMLMDLSRAELGDCARFDNDGFDLLRTPDGIEASGRSGIDSASIPLGRYELPRRSGDAHLYRINHPLALWLTQQAKTRALDDAKLVFDYDGHGTKVSTLEPYRGKAGWLTLKLIEVSALGNQEQHLLVAATTHEGATLAEEDPEKLLRLPATLLPAGLFNDAGNATLVADVASRKVELLRAINQRNLGYFEQEVQKLDAWADDLKLGLEQEIKEIDREIKEVRRTAATSPTLEEKLAHQKRQRDLEGKRSKLRRELFIRQDEVEAQRNDLIGQLEAQLQQQVEERVLFAIEWELK
- a CDS encoding helix-turn-helix domain-containing protein translates to MDPPRVSAPGGEIPAFKFGGTWRFRRSELDRWIAARINENETKPKGRK
- a CDS encoding copper-translocating P-type ATPase, which gives rise to MNTRTAPLSRTPDETPETAAFTYTLPVDGMSCASCAARVEKALKAAPGVADAAVNLASETVTLTLGTPTAALEPVVAAVEQAGYAVPRPTLDFSVDGMSCASCVARVEKALAAVPGVLAAEVNLASESARVTVIARADDVPARRAELIAAGTRAGYAMHDRIAADPFGAASVQGGSDARRRTAFTLDERARVVLALVLSAPLVLPMLAMPFGVHWMPPAWVQLALATPVQFWLGARFYRAGWKALRAGTGNMDLLVAMGTSAAFGLSVYEGWLSPRAGEMPHLYFEAAAAVVALVLLGKWLESRAKRQATDAIRALQRLRPLSARVRRDGIDRDVPIDEVRVDDLVLVRPGERLPVDGVVVEGASHVDESLITGESLPVARGVGERVTGGALNAEGLLIVRTTAVGAESTLARIARLVESAQARKPPVQRLVDRVSAVFVPAVVLVALVTLLGWGLIGQDWTRAVLNAVSVLVIACPCALGLATPAAIMAGTGVAARHGILIKDAEALELARTVRVVAFDKTGTLTEGKPRLLEILAAQGGRSDVLQAAAALQAGSEHPLGRAVVRTAADANLQVPLAEDIRAVPGRGVVGRVDGRVLELGSTRWMSERGVALGELEARADGFQRVGRTVSWLVEAAAVDAAALQAPSLLGLLVFGDAPKAGSSAAIRHLHGMGLRTVLVSGDNAGSAAAVAAQLGIGEVRADVLPADKARIVEELKAGGVHVAMVGDGINDAPALAAADVGIAMSDLHGGGTDVAMHAAGLTLMRGDPGLVADAIELSRRTTLKIRQNLFWAFVFNAVGIPLAAFGALSPVIAGGAMAFSSFFVVSNALLLTRWKPH
- a CDS encoding MarR family transcriptional regulator, which produces MHETPAFYRADTYTLEGSVGFLVNRLGQLLSREIDRRMVDLGLTDAQWKPMLLLQQGSCTTAADIARVANLNTGAVTRLLDRLEHKGLVRRTRSRDDRRVVLLELSAEGRRVADQIPGIISEMANHLLQGFSTQDFARFKDYLDRATTNLRALAEAELP
- a CDS encoding efflux transporter outer membrane subunit yields the protein MKPLLRRLCTCLAPLALSACANHAGIAPTLTTLEIGELQSTTPAAQADVWPRVDWWREFADAALAGLIDQALADNPDLQATRARLARAAALAEMAAGERWPRLDATAEVTRMRFTERGQVPPPFGGTTATVNEATLDGLWELDFFGKNREALQAALGSAQAAAADHQAARILLASDVARRYVDVARLLAQRSLLQRHIGQQRERHELIQRRHVAGIDPRSDLDGIEALLAQSQRDLAAIDGELDITRHALAALLGKAPEALAQLDARLPALTTPAPAQPLRVELLGHRADVAAARWRVEAAEHQRASARAAFYPNIDLRAFVGYSSIGTLDHWFEAASRQPGVGIAFNLPIFDAGRLRAQYRTRSAETDLAIAGYNATLLNALRDVADELSTLQSIQTQLQRQHAVLTHTQRTLALSSRRHAAGISDRLEVLAAEAQVHPQLQQFTELQARWFDTRIRLIRALGGGYTQDANPPPHSPTADGSSD
- a CDS encoding efflux RND transporter periplasmic adaptor subunit; amino-acid sequence: MSDPTSPQASTTGTRNGKPRKARLLVFALLCALAGAGYTLHWLLVARHLVSTDNAYVQGHVVQVTPLAAGTVIAVDAEDTDTVQAGQTLVRLDPVDSQLALDEAEAQLAQTVREVRTLYAENQALGALVKAREADLKRSETERARLQADLARRKNLVEGGAISVEDLQHRRSAVATAESAHAAALAALSEARGQLLKNTTQTDGTTVETHPRVLAAAARYREAWLAHQRREIVAPLGGTVARRSVQLGQRVNVGVPIMAIVSLEQLWVDANFKESQLQSLRIGQRVTLTADVYGRGTEFHGHIAGLGAGTGAAFSLLPAQNATGNWIKIVQRVPVRVALDAGELAEHPLRVGLSMTATVDVRDRSGPAVAGSPQGSQPASVTTVYDALDTAADERVDAIVSRNLGRNVHLRRAR
- a CDS encoding DHA2 family efflux MFS transporter permease subunit, with the protein product MAGAAPNFNPPPLTGGKLVLGTIALSLATFMNVLDSSIANVSIPAIAGDFGVSPTQGTWVITSFAVSNAISVPLTGWLTQRFGMVRLFTLSILLFVVASLLCGLAPNFGFLVAFRALQGLVAGPMIPLSQSLLLQSYPASKSGLALSFWSMTTLVAPVMGPVLGGAITDNYSWPWIFYINVPVGLVAIAITWLLYRDRESPTRKLPIDAIGLVSLVIWVGALQIMLDNGKELDWFASTTIIVLALVAAVTFVFFLIWEVGEEHPIVDLQLFTRRNFWIGTTTISLAYGIFFGNIVLLPLWLQEFMGYTATWAGLLMAPVGLLAIVLTPIVGANLHRVDLRLLATVALLSFALTFWMRSHFNTQADLYTLVLPSIVQGIPMAFFFVPLMALVLSGLPPERIPSATGLSNFVRITAGAFGTSIYTTLWEDRAALHHARLTESIHAARIPVDDALSLFSSAGLSREQGLESINRLIEHQAYMLSANDLFAASALLCLLLTSIVWFARKTYAGAPADTGGAH
- a CDS encoding META domain-containing protein, translating into MLLARLLRCFMMLLGALPLFVLGEEHVAQTATGTVAGTVADCPRLAAAKRFHPTLDVCFAQAIRAGGEGMQELLATDFSYNTARATRVDGAFLRAWLASAQNRRADVRVEDQRVRAAGTVVVTDGVMVATPVTPDAQGTRRSRYLHVWVREKRHGWRLLARQVTELPATNDGLGGQGHVPLSGTHWRVLELAGERMAVVTDHEEPHLILRADAPRYAATAGCNRLMGGWEVDGERIAFKDGASTMMACWPPLDRQEMLLTRVLQDARHWRIDGRRLELSDERGGLIGVFEARGSRD